In Thermoplasmataceae archaeon, the following proteins share a genomic window:
- a CDS encoding M20 family metallopeptidase, whose protein sequence is MSGNGNVLVKYFVDNKDEMISDLKRLTECESPSGNVALLNACAKVILEVIGKRTGIKPDILELEDGTRALSLSIGRKGGKSILILGHFDTVFPEGTLKRRPFRVSDDMIEGPGVFDMKTGLVQGIWSIKFLREHAHCDQRILFLITPDEETGSLYSRKLIEEAGKNASLGFVLEPSESGKLKTGRKGVGTYNITVKGRAAHAGLHPEDGISAIWEIVHIAERLSELQDISKGTTINVGTISGGTAANVVPDMATITVDVRVTDLDEAKRIDESIQSMRPQNIEARINVAGGINRLPMVKNERTAVVLEEIKKIGNDIGIKIEDVSVGGGSDGNIISQFGLPVIDGLGAVGSGAHSDTEFVVMSSIPLRTALLTHILMKYCD, encoded by the coding sequence TTGAGTGGTAACGGCAATGTATTAGTGAAATACTTTGTGGACAACAAAGATGAGATGATTTCTGATCTGAAACGGCTAACAGAATGTGAAAGCCCGTCTGGGAACGTTGCATTGCTAAATGCCTGTGCAAAAGTGATTTTAGAAGTCATAGGAAAGAGAACCGGTATCAAACCAGACATCTTAGAACTTGAAGATGGAACTCGGGCTTTAAGCCTATCCATCGGTCGAAAAGGCGGGAAAAGTATCCTTATCCTGGGCCATTTCGATACCGTATTTCCGGAGGGCACCCTGAAGAGAAGGCCATTCCGCGTTTCGGATGACATGATCGAGGGACCCGGTGTTTTTGACATGAAAACAGGTCTTGTTCAGGGGATATGGTCAATAAAATTCCTGCGGGAACACGCACATTGCGATCAACGGATTCTATTCCTTATAACTCCAGATGAAGAAACAGGGAGTCTCTATTCGAGGAAACTAATTGAAGAAGCCGGCAAAAATGCCAGTCTTGGGTTTGTGCTTGAGCCAAGTGAAAGTGGAAAACTGAAAACTGGCAGGAAGGGTGTGGGTACATACAACATCACGGTAAAGGGCAGGGCAGCTCACGCTGGATTACATCCGGAAGACGGTATAAGCGCCATATGGGAGATTGTGCATATAGCAGAAAGGCTAAGTGAGCTACAGGACATCTCCAAGGGAACGACGATCAATGTTGGAACAATCTCTGGTGGGACAGCTGCAAATGTAGTTCCAGATATGGCTACAATAACTGTGGATGTAAGGGTAACTGACCTTGATGAAGCTAAGAGAATTGACGAGAGTATACAATCTATGAGGCCGCAGAACATCGAAGCCAGGATCAATGTGGCTGGAGGAATCAACCGCTTACCGATGGTCAAGAACGAACGCACCGCAGTTGTGCTTGAAGAGATAAAGAAGATAGGTAATGACATTGGCATAAAGATAGAGGACGTATCGGTGGGGGGAGGCAGCGACGGGAACATAATATCGCAGTTTGGGCTTCCTGTTATAGATGGGTTGGGAGCAGTAGGTTCGGGGGCGCATTCCGACACGGAGTTTGTGGTTATGTCTTCCATTCCTTTAAGGACTGCCCTATTGACTCATATCCTTATGAAGTATTGTGATTGA